A window of the Loktanella sp. M215 genome harbors these coding sequences:
- a CDS encoding TetR/AcrR family transcriptional regulator encodes MAQTTDSDETGDTPRRKWKQDPDGVRSDILRVAREVFAQKGLSGTRIDEIAARTSTSKRMIYYYFADKEGLYREVLADAYRQTREAEDALKLADMPPEIALRKLAEFTFDNHQRSQDFIRLVMIENVHEARHMPDASDMSGENSSAIRMLEDIYAQGLAQGTFRNGFTAVELHWHISALSYFNVSNRATFSHIFGDRLFDDAGQATLRQHVGDMILRLVMI; translated from the coding sequence ATGGCGCAGACGACAGACAGCGATGAGACCGGCGATACGCCGCGCCGCAAGTGGAAGCAGGACCCGGACGGCGTACGCAGCGATATCCTGCGGGTCGCACGGGAGGTCTTTGCCCAGAAAGGCTTATCAGGCACCCGCATCGACGAAATCGCTGCCCGAACGTCGACGTCCAAGCGAATGATCTATTATTATTTTGCCGACAAGGAGGGCCTCTATCGCGAGGTCCTGGCCGATGCCTACCGGCAGACGCGGGAGGCCGAGGATGCGCTGAAGCTGGCGGACATGCCGCCCGAGATTGCGCTGCGCAAGCTAGCCGAATTCACATTCGACAACCACCAAAGGTCACAGGACTTCATCCGGCTTGTCATGATCGAGAACGTCCACGAAGCGCGTCACATGCCTGACGCCAGCGACATGTCGGGCGAGAATTCGTCGGCTATCCGGATGCTCGAAGACATATATGCGCAAGGACTGGCGCAAGGCACCTTCCGTAACGGTTTTACGGCAGTCGAGCTTCACTGGCACATTTCGGCGCTGAGTTACTTCAATGTGTCGAACCGGGCGACATTTTCGCACATCTTTGGCGATAGGTTGTTCGACGACGCGGGCCAGGCGACACTGCGCCAGCACGTCGGAGATATGATCTTGCGCCTGGTCATGATCTGA
- a CDS encoding type II 3-dehydroquinate dehydratase has product MRPIYVLNGPNLNRLGQREPEIYGHTTLAEVEAICREAAGDWPLAFWQSNSESELIGWIHEATDNGAGMIINPAAFTFYSMAIMDALKMFPGPLIEFHISNIHKREEMYHHSLVSGVATAVMAGLGAPGYRAAVQELIRLIEEKT; this is encoded by the coding sequence ATGCGACCGATCTATGTCCTGAATGGACCGAACCTGAATCGACTCGGCCAGCGAGAGCCCGAGATCTATGGCCATACGACACTGGCCGAGGTCGAGGCGATCTGCCGCGAAGCCGCTGGCGACTGGCCGCTGGCGTTCTGGCAAAGCAATTCGGAATCCGAGCTGATCGGCTGGATTCACGAGGCGACTGACAATGGCGCGGGAATGATCATCAACCCCGCCGCCTTTACCTTCTATTCCATGGCGATCATGGATGCGCTCAAGATGTTTCCCGGTCCGCTGATCGAATTTCACATCTCGAACATCCACAAACGTGAAGAGATGTACCATCATTCGCTGGTGTCCGGGGTCGCTACCGCCGTCATGGCGGGGCTGGGGGCGCCGGGGTATCGCGCCGCCGTGCAGGAGCTGATTCGGCTGATTGAGGAAAAGACTTGA
- a CDS encoding alpha/beta hydrolase, producing MNRFTYRPSALAAMAAILISGPASDLAAQETDTGPRAIPARIIPTPEGLSKAGRALVAQPFWLPFWNEHPASADVWKAYEAGSVEQMEPVLADLRESLGVTIEQVEMGGVNAYILTPETIPAAHELQLIVNAHGGAYVFGSRASGTYEATLMAAYGGYRVLAFDYRLAPEAPYPAALDDGVAVWQAVLKHYEPERVAFTGNSASGGLIVAMTQRLVAEGLPVPAAVAVNTPWVDLAGSGDSLSVNEGVDNVLVSYDGFLSDAARLYAGDTALTDPGVSPVHGDFAGFPPTLLISGTRDLLLSDTVRTQRALRQAGVEANVQIFEAFSHGQYLFDPVAPETLEIFAEITCFLDAHLAP from the coding sequence ATGAACCGTTTCACATACAGACCAAGCGCCTTGGCCGCCATGGCCGCTATCCTGATCTCGGGTCCCGCATCCGACCTTGCGGCGCAGGAGACCGACACGGGCCCCCGTGCCATTCCAGCCCGCATCATCCCCACACCGGAAGGCCTCAGCAAAGCCGGAAGGGCGTTGGTCGCGCAACCGTTCTGGCTGCCGTTCTGGAACGAACATCCAGCATCGGCTGATGTGTGGAAAGCCTATGAGGCGGGGTCCGTGGAGCAGATGGAGCCGGTGCTTGCTGATCTTCGCGAGAGTCTGGGCGTCACCATCGAGCAGGTCGAGATGGGCGGCGTCAACGCTTACATCCTGACGCCAGAGACGATCCCTGCAGCGCATGAATTGCAGTTAATCGTGAACGCGCATGGCGGTGCCTACGTCTTTGGTAGCCGCGCATCCGGAACTTATGAAGCGACGTTGATGGCGGCCTATGGCGGATACCGCGTGCTGGCCTTCGACTACCGCTTGGCGCCTGAAGCTCCCTACCCTGCGGCGCTGGACGACGGTGTCGCCGTCTGGCAAGCCGTGCTGAAGCATTATGAACCCGAACGGGTCGCGTTCACCGGCAACTCAGCCAGCGGCGGGCTGATCGTGGCGATGACGCAGCGGCTCGTAGCCGAAGGCCTGCCGGTTCCTGCAGCCGTGGCCGTGAATACCCCATGGGTGGATCTGGCCGGAAGCGGCGATAGCCTGTCCGTCAATGAGGGCGTGGACAACGTCCTGGTAAGCTATGACGGGTTTCTATCGGACGCAGCGCGCCTCTATGCGGGCGACACCGCGCTGACCGATCCGGGCGTCTCACCGGTCCATGGCGATTTCGCGGGCTTCCCGCCGACGCTGCTCATCAGCGGAACGCGCGACTTGCTGCTGTCGGACACCGTGCGGACTCAACGGGCACTTCGGCAGGCGGGCGTAGAGGCAAACGTGCAGATCTTCGAGGCCTTCTCCCACGGGCAGTATCTCTTCGATCCTGTGGCGCCTGAAACGCTGGAGATCTTTGCGGAGATCACCTGTTTTCTCGACGCGCATCTCGCACCATGA
- a CDS encoding alpha/beta fold hydrolase, with protein MTNTSSQTQFITTEGGRVAFEDTGGNGPAILAIPGMGDLRSEYRMIRPVLQQAGYRVITMDARGFGETSATWSDYSARAVGRDAVAVLKHLGVGPATIMGNSFAAGSALWAAQDSAENVNGVVLLGPIVRDLEASFIQKLSLKIGFAGPWMVAFWTMYWNTLFPTVKPADHAAVKAAITQNLREPGRMDALKAMLSLSKADTAAILAKTTVPALIVMGTKDPDFGDAVEEARTLAGLLGAQTIIVDGAGHYPHTEMPEMVAPKLLSFLDDLKSNGANDRLRAVA; from the coding sequence ATGACCAATACCAGCAGCCAGACGCAATTCATCACCACCGAAGGCGGCCGTGTCGCGTTCGAAGATACCGGTGGCAACGGCCCCGCCATTCTCGCCATTCCCGGCATGGGCGATCTTCGTTCGGAATACCGGATGATCCGCCCGGTTCTGCAGCAGGCCGGTTACCGCGTCATCACCATGGATGCCCGCGGTTTCGGAGAAACCTCCGCTACGTGGAGCGATTATTCTGCCCGCGCTGTAGGGCGGGACGCAGTGGCCGTTCTCAAGCACCTCGGTGTCGGACCGGCCACCATCATGGGCAACTCCTTCGCCGCAGGATCAGCCCTCTGGGCCGCACAGGATTCAGCGGAGAACGTCAACGGCGTCGTGCTGTTGGGGCCGATCGTCCGCGATCTCGAAGCCTCCTTCATCCAGAAGCTGTCTCTCAAGATCGGCTTTGCCGGCCCTTGGATGGTCGCGTTCTGGACCATGTACTGGAACACCCTGTTCCCGACCGTCAAGCCCGCCGACCATGCCGCCGTGAAGGCCGCGATCACCCAGAACCTGCGCGAGCCCGGACGCATGGACGCCCTGAAGGCGATGCTCTCCCTCTCCAAGGCCGATACCGCCGCCATTCTCGCCAAGACGACCGTTCCCGCATTGATCGTCATGGGTACCAAGGACCCGGACTTTGGCGATGCGGTCGAGGAAGCGCGGACGCTGGCCGGCCTGCTGGGGGCACAGACCATTATTGTCGACGGTGCCGGACACTATCCGCACACCGAAATGCCCGAGATGGTCGCACCAAAGCTCCTGTCCTTTCTGGACGATCTGAAAAGCAACGGCGCCAATGACCGCCTGCGCGCCGTCGCCTGA
- the dctP gene encoding TRAP transporter substrate-binding protein DctP, with protein sequence MKTTRRTTLGLLTASALALTAGLPAWAQDKPKLRFSAVFSEQDIRAEMMQQFQAAVADTAEVEMFYGGNLFKQGTEIIAIQRGNLEMGNVAPQDIANQIPAFSILTSAYLFRDAAHLKTFFESDAGAEMKKLAEDQLGIHILGPTYFGTRQVGLRIDKEIMTPEDMSGIKLRMPGGDSWQFLGEALGANPTPMAYAEVYTGLQTGAIDGQDNPYPNVENMKFYEVMNQIVRTSHLVGYDLLVISKAAYDAMTEEQRTAFDTAADEAIAWSTAQHLTREDELGAFFEEKGLKISTPDVDAFRTHAQQMYLDSDISKDWPEGMLDKINAL encoded by the coding sequence ATGAAAACGACACGCAGAACTACCCTCGGTCTTTTGACGGCAAGCGCCTTAGCGCTGACAGCAGGATTGCCCGCATGGGCGCAGGACAAGCCGAAGCTGCGCTTTTCGGCGGTGTTTTCCGAACAGGACATCCGCGCCGAAATGATGCAGCAGTTTCAGGCTGCCGTCGCCGACACCGCCGAGGTCGAGATGTTCTACGGCGGTAACCTTTTCAAACAAGGCACCGAGATCATCGCGATTCAGCGCGGTAATCTTGAGATGGGCAACGTCGCCCCGCAGGACATCGCCAACCAGATTCCGGCATTCTCGATCCTGACGTCGGCCTATCTGTTCCGCGACGCCGCCCACCTGAAGACCTTCTTCGAGAGCGACGCCGGCGCCGAGATGAAGAAGCTGGCCGAAGACCAGCTTGGCATCCACATCCTTGGGCCGACCTATTTCGGCACCCGTCAGGTCGGTCTGCGCATCGACAAGGAGATCATGACGCCAGAGGACATGAGCGGCATCAAGCTGCGGATGCCCGGCGGCGATTCCTGGCAATTCCTTGGCGAGGCGCTGGGGGCAAACCCGACGCCGATGGCCTATGCAGAGGTCTATACCGGCCTGCAGACCGGTGCCATCGACGGGCAGGATAACCCCTATCCCAACGTCGAGAACATGAAGTTCTACGAGGTGATGAACCAGATCGTGCGCACGTCGCATCTGGTCGGCTACGATCTGCTTGTGATCTCGAAGGCCGCTTATGACGCCATGACCGAAGAGCAGCGCACGGCCTTCGATACAGCCGCCGACGAGGCGATTGCCTGGAGCACTGCGCAGCATCTGACGCGTGAGGACGAGCTGGGTGCGTTCTTCGAGGAGAAGGGACTGAAGATCTCGACCCCCGACGTCGATGCCTTCCGCACGCATGCGCAGCAGATGTATCTGGACTCGGATATCTCGAAGGACTGGCCAGAGGGTATGCTGGACAAGATCAACGCGCTGTAA
- a CDS encoding TRAP transporter large permease — protein sequence MFDPFTLSVISIVALALLGLPIGHAMICSSILYLLLAGQDMGIAAEQILNGLFTSYILLAVPLFILAAELMNSGSMTLRLLTFCNAFVGRFRGGLALVNVVQSVIFAGMSGSAIADAAGTGKMMQKMMTEGGKYPPAFAAALTASSAVIGPIIPPSIPVVVYALVSDASIGFLFLAGVVPGLLMGLAQAGIIVGTARRRNFPIEDPVPLRELPGVTFRALPALMMPVVLLGGIYGGATTPTEAAAVAALYALLVSAFLYRSVSFASLRASLSGSARTTASIGMLIAGALVYNYVVTVENIPASLSTFLAGFDMTPVQFLLMVNVILLILGCLLEGTTILLVVVPVFIPTANALGIDMVHFGIVCVVNIMLGLITPPYGLLLFVMTTISGQPLGRIVKEVMPFLLVLIASLALITLVPGISLWLPRLFGYTG from the coding sequence ATGTTCGATCCCTTCACCCTGAGTGTCATTTCCATCGTCGCGCTGGCCCTGCTGGGGCTGCCCATCGGGCACGCGATGATTTGTTCGTCGATCCTGTATTTACTGCTGGCAGGGCAGGACATGGGCATCGCGGCGGAACAGATCCTGAACGGGCTGTTCACCAGCTACATCCTGTTGGCCGTGCCGCTGTTCATTCTTGCCGCGGAGCTGATGAACTCCGGGTCCATGACCTTGCGCCTGCTGACATTCTGCAACGCCTTTGTCGGGCGGTTCAGAGGCGGGCTGGCGCTGGTCAACGTGGTGCAGTCGGTCATCTTTGCGGGCATGTCCGGGTCCGCCATCGCGGACGCCGCAGGCACCGGCAAGATGATGCAGAAGATGATGACCGAAGGGGGCAAGTATCCACCCGCATTTGCCGCCGCACTGACCGCCAGTTCCGCCGTCATCGGCCCGATTATTCCGCCCTCGATCCCTGTCGTGGTCTATGCACTGGTCTCGGACGCGTCCATCGGGTTCCTGTTTCTTGCGGGTGTCGTGCCGGGACTGCTGATGGGGTTGGCACAGGCCGGCATCATCGTGGGCACCGCGCGCCGTCGCAATTTCCCGATCGAGGATCCGGTGCCCCTGCGCGAATTGCCCGGTGTCACCTTCCGTGCCTTGCCTGCGCTGATGATGCCGGTCGTCCTGCTGGGCGGCATCTACGGCGGAGCCACCACCCCGACGGAGGCGGCAGCCGTCGCAGCCCTTTATGCGCTGCTGGTGTCGGCGTTTCTGTACCGCAGCGTTTCATTTGCATCGCTACGGGCCTCGCTGTCCGGCTCTGCCCGCACCACCGCATCCATCGGGATGCTGATCGCCGGGGCGCTAGTCTACAATTACGTCGTCACGGTCGAAAATATCCCCGCCAGCCTCAGCACCTTCCTGGCCGGGTTCGACATGACACCGGTGCAGTTCCTGCTGATGGTCAACGTGATCCTGCTGATCCTCGGCTGTCTGCTGGAGGGGACGACGATCCTGCTGGTGGTCGTGCCGGTGTTCATTCCGACAGCCAATGCGCTTGGGATCGACATGGTGCATTTCGGGATCGTCTGTGTCGTGAACATCATGCTGGGCCTGATCACGCCGCCCTATGGCCTTCTGCTGTTCGTGATGACCACCATTTCCGGCCAGCCACTGGGTCGCATTGTGAAGGAAGTGATGCCGTTCCTGCTGGTGCTGATCGCATCGCTGGCCCTGATCACATTGGTGCCGGGCATATCGCTCTGGCTACCGCGTCTCTTTGGCTACACAGGATGA
- a CDS encoding medium chain dehydrogenase/reductase family protein: protein MRCKNLTDIDATRMTTQIVLPGVVAPSGLQVRQVGIPVPGANQVLLHMEASGVSFAEKAMRRGRYPMQPKFPFVPGYDVVGKVLEVGPGGDPSMIGRRVAAALKTGGWATHVLVSADEIVPVPGGVAAADAETVIVNGVTAWQMLYRKAQAKPGQTTLVLGASSGVGTILAQLAIADGMRVIGTASPRHHAALKAFGVEPIDYADPDVAARVRALSPCGVDAVFDHLGPSSVRQSFGLLDQGGILVVYGIAADLDKKTAMLPRFLGLLATLSLWSALPNGRRAMFYDFWQGMLTGKAVARQRRREDMAKVMEQLATGAIKPMIAATFPLIEVAAAMEKSEARGLFGKVVIVP, encoded by the coding sequence ATGCGCTGCAAGAACCTAACCGATATCGATGCAACGCGGATGACCACCCAGATCGTCCTCCCCGGAGTTGTCGCGCCGTCCGGACTGCAGGTCCGCCAGGTCGGCATACCTGTTCCCGGCGCCAATCAGGTGCTCTTGCACATGGAGGCGAGCGGTGTGTCGTTCGCCGAAAAAGCGATGCGGCGCGGGCGCTACCCAATGCAGCCGAAGTTTCCATTCGTGCCGGGCTACGATGTGGTCGGCAAAGTTCTCGAGGTTGGTCCAGGCGGTGATCCGTCGATGATCGGGCGGCGCGTTGCGGCGGCTCTGAAGACCGGCGGCTGGGCGACCCATGTGCTGGTGTCAGCAGACGAGATCGTGCCGGTGCCGGGGGGCGTCGCAGCGGCCGATGCGGAGACAGTGATCGTCAATGGCGTCACCGCCTGGCAGATGCTCTATCGCAAGGCGCAGGCCAAGCCAGGTCAGACGACCCTGGTGCTTGGCGCGTCAAGTGGTGTCGGCACCATCCTCGCGCAGCTCGCCATTGCTGATGGCATGAGGGTGATCGGCACGGCGTCGCCGCGCCATCATGCGGCGCTCAAGGCATTTGGTGTCGAACCGATCGACTACGCCGACCCGGACGTCGCGGCGCGCGTGCGCGCCCTGTCGCCGTGCGGTGTTGATGCGGTGTTTGATCATCTGGGCCCAAGCAGCGTCAGGCAGAGCTTTGGGCTGCTCGACCAGGGTGGCATCCTCGTCGTCTATGGCATTGCGGCGGACCTCGACAAGAAGACGGCGATGTTGCCGCGGTTCCTCGGGCTGCTTGCGACACTCTCGCTCTGGTCAGCGTTGCCTAACGGCAGGCGCGCGATGTTCTACGATTTCTGGCAAGGCATGCTGACCGGCAAGGCGGTAGCGAGGCAGCGCCGCCGCGAGGATATGGCGAAGGTGATGGAGCAGCTCGCGACAGGTGCAATCAAGCCGATGATCGCGGCGACCTTCCCGCTTATCGAGGTGGCGGCGGCGATGGAGAAATCCGAGGCGCGCGGCTTATTCGGAAAGGTGGTTATCGTACCGTGA
- a CDS encoding LysR family transcriptional regulator: MNSLDWALLRSFLAVVEGGSLSTAARNIGSTQPTLSRHIRELETALGVILFTRSAQGLDPTQAALGLIEDARAMGAAAEALNLKAQGRSQQLQGTVRITASVIAANLILPPMLAALRQAEPSIQIEIVASDANQNLLRRDADIAIRMAKPTQNALIARKLGDTPLGLFATRGYFDLHGRITSKDDLRYHDLIGLDRNDFLVRAFSAYGIALTREEFAIRTDDVMMNWNLLLAGAGIGVGQLVLARRNDQLEQVDCITLSALPVWLVMSEDVRSNARIRRVADFLSAEISDLLSR; this comes from the coding sequence ATGAATAGTCTCGACTGGGCGCTGCTCCGTTCGTTCCTCGCCGTCGTCGAGGGCGGCTCGCTTTCGACCGCGGCCAGGAACATCGGCTCCACCCAGCCGACGCTGAGCCGGCACATCCGCGAGTTGGAGACGGCACTCGGGGTGATACTCTTCACCCGATCGGCGCAAGGACTGGACCCGACACAGGCGGCACTCGGCCTCATCGAAGACGCCCGCGCCATGGGCGCGGCTGCCGAGGCCCTGAACCTGAAGGCGCAGGGTCGGTCGCAGCAGTTGCAGGGCACAGTGCGGATCACCGCGTCGGTGATCGCCGCCAATCTGATACTGCCGCCGATGCTCGCGGCGCTGCGGCAGGCCGAACCGAGCATACAGATCGAGATCGTCGCCTCAGACGCAAACCAGAATCTTCTGCGGCGTGACGCCGATATCGCCATCCGGATGGCCAAACCGACGCAGAACGCGCTGATCGCCCGCAAGCTTGGTGACACACCGCTTGGCCTGTTTGCGACGCGTGGCTACTTTGATCTGCACGGCCGGATCACGTCGAAGGACGATCTGCGATACCACGACCTGATTGGCCTCGATCGCAATGATTTTTTGGTGAGGGCCTTTTCGGCCTATGGCATCGCTCTGACGCGCGAAGAGTTCGCGATCCGGACCGACGACGTCATGATGAATTGGAATCTGCTGCTTGCCGGTGCTGGCATCGGCGTTGGTCAGCTCGTCCTCGCCAGGCGCAACGACCAACTTGAGCAGGTAGACTGCATCACGCTGAGTGCGTTGCCCGTGTGGCTGGTGATGAGCGAGGATGTCCGCAGCAATGCCCGTATCCGCCGTGTTGCCGATTTTCTATCGGCCGAGATCAGTGATCTGCTAAGCAGATAG
- a CDS encoding shikimate dehydrogenase: MTRVWMPSVDSRLRRGDRGVLVGLLGHGIGASRTPRMHMAEGTAQGLDYDYRLIDLADCDPAPGMEEILIQVEAAGFDGLNVTFPFKQAIIPHLSELSENARNVGAVNTVVFEDGRRLGHNTDYWGFAESFRRGLPDANRDAVLLIGAGGAGGAVSAALLGSGVKRLMIHDTNPGAAARLAKTLGVHFGEDRAEVVTDLDTAASQVDGIVNASPVGMVKLPGLPLPKALIATRHWVADIVYFPLETALLASARALGCAVLPGSGMALFQAVRAFELFTGLPADPTRMQATFDEFNSGAAA, from the coding sequence TTGACCAGAGTTTGGATGCCCAGCGTGGACAGCCGACTGCGACGCGGCGACCGCGGCGTGCTTGTCGGTCTGCTGGGCCATGGCATTGGCGCCTCGCGCACGCCGCGCATGCACATGGCGGAAGGCACGGCACAGGGTCTGGACTACGATTACCGACTGATCGATCTGGCGGACTGCGATCCGGCGCCCGGGATGGAAGAGATTCTGATTCAGGTCGAGGCCGCAGGCTTTGACGGTCTGAACGTCACGTTCCCCTTCAAGCAGGCCATCATCCCGCATCTGTCGGAGCTGTCAGAGAACGCGCGCAACGTGGGTGCGGTCAACACGGTCGTCTTTGAAGATGGGCGGCGGCTGGGTCACAACACCGACTACTGGGGATTTGCCGAAAGCTTTCGGCGTGGATTGCCGGATGCAAATCGGGATGCCGTTCTGCTGATCGGCGCCGGCGGGGCAGGCGGAGCCGTATCGGCAGCGCTTCTGGGCAGCGGCGTGAAGCGGCTGATGATCCATGACACGAACCCCGGCGCGGCCGCGCGACTGGCGAAGACGCTGGGTGTTCATTTCGGGGAAGACCGTGCGGAGGTCGTGACGGATCTGGATACGGCGGCCTCGCAGGTGGACGGGATCGTGAATGCGTCCCCGGTCGGCATGGTCAAGCTGCCGGGTCTGCCGTTGCCAAAAGCGCTGATCGCAACACGGCACTGGGTGGCCGACATCGTCTATTTCCCGTTGGAGACCGCTCTTTTGGCCAGCGCACGCGCCTTGGGCTGCGCCGTTCTGCCGGGTTCCGGCATGGCTCTGTTTCAGGCGGTCCGTGCGTTCGAGTTGTTCACCGGGCTGCCCGCGGATCCCACGCGGATGCAGGCTACCTTCGATGAATTTAACAGCGGGGCCGCGGCATGA
- a CDS encoding TRAP transporter small permease → MKRSRRVGSWLHRRADDIASIMLAVMFIAFICQVVFRYLLNLPVGWASELSIVMWLWLVLWGAAFVVPEKDEIRFDILYTSVRPGVRRIMVILSSLALLFLYGYSLPATWDFVTFMKVTKTSYLDIRYDHLFSIFVVFVVAVLIRYVYLLVQAIRGHVPDTMMDEVEE, encoded by the coding sequence ATGAAACGTTCGAGGAGGGTCGGCAGCTGGTTGCACCGGCGCGCCGACGATATCGCGTCGATCATGCTGGCTGTGATGTTCATCGCGTTCATCTGTCAGGTTGTGTTCCGCTACCTGCTGAACCTGCCCGTCGGCTGGGCGTCGGAACTCTCGATCGTCATGTGGCTCTGGCTGGTTTTGTGGGGTGCGGCCTTCGTGGTGCCCGAAAAGGACGAGATCCGCTTCGATATCCTCTACACCTCGGTCAGGCCTGGCGTCCGGCGGATCATGGTGATCCTGTCGTCGCTGGCCCTGCTGTTCCTTTACGGCTATTCGCTGCCCGCAACCTGGGACTTTGTGACCTTCATGAAGGTGACCAAGACTTCTTACCTCGACATCCGGTATGACCACCTGTTCTCGATCTTCGTGGTCTTCGTCGTGGCCGTGCTGATCCGCTATGTCTACCTGCTGGTGCAGGCGATCCGGGGTCATGTGCCCGACACGATGATGGACGAGGTGGAGGAATAA
- a CDS encoding bifunctional sugar phosphate isomerase/epimerase/4-hydroxyphenylpyruvate dioxygenase family protein, with protein sequence MKTSIATVCLAGDLREKLAAISAAGFDGIEIFEQDFIAFDGGPREVGAMVRDHGLEITLFQPFRDFEGLPEPLRGRAFDRMERKFDLMQDLGTDLVLVCSSVHPEALGGIDRMAADFAKLGDRAAARGLRVGFEALAWGRHVRDHRDAWEIVRRADHKSVGLILDSFHTLARKIDPDTIRSIPGDKIFFVQLADAPQIEMDLLYWSRHFRNMPGEGDLDVQGFMRAVAATGYDGPLSLEVFNDQFRGGSPRTIAVDGHRSLVFLMDQVARHEPGIKLTSLPMPDRIRSDGVAFVEFAASEAEAAALAALLRSLGFARVGRHITKAVELWQQGDIRIVINTEVEGFAHSAHIAHGLNICDVGLSVDDADATVARAKALGASTFAQPVGPGEHDIPAIRGVGGGILHFIDRKSALSDLWQTEFVAVADDAAPVAAGLTRIDHIAQTMNYEEMLTWSLFYLSLFDVEKQPVVDVVDPHGLVRSQAIAGPDGALRLTLNGAETHRTFAGRFIADSFGSSVQHVAFQTQDIRAAAKALAANGFEALQIPQNYYDDLAARFGLGAAEVAELRALNLLYDRVGDASFVQLYSRPFGDGIFFEIVERRHGYIGYGGPNAPYRVAAQARLMRSVAMPRI encoded by the coding sequence ATGAAGACCTCTATCGCCACAGTCTGTCTTGCGGGCGATCTGCGCGAGAAGCTTGCGGCTATTTCGGCCGCCGGATTTGATGGAATCGAGATCTTCGAGCAGGACTTCATCGCCTTCGACGGCGGCCCGCGTGAGGTCGGCGCGATGGTGCGCGACCACGGGCTGGAGATCACGTTGTTCCAGCCCTTCCGCGATTTCGAAGGCTTGCCGGAACCGCTGCGCGGCCGCGCCTTTGACCGGATGGAACGCAAGTTTGACCTGATGCAGGACCTGGGCACCGATCTGGTGCTGGTCTGCTCGTCCGTTCACCCCGAAGCGCTTGGCGGTATCGACCGCATGGCGGCTGATTTCGCTAAACTGGGCGACCGGGCTGCGGCGCGAGGTCTGCGCGTTGGGTTCGAGGCATTGGCTTGGGGGCGCCACGTCAGGGATCACCGCGACGCTTGGGAGATTGTGCGCCGGGCCGACCACAAGAGTGTCGGGCTGATCCTCGACAGCTTTCACACGCTGGCGCGCAAGATAGACCCCGATACGATCCGCAGCATTCCCGGCGACAAGATATTCTTTGTTCAACTGGCGGATGCGCCGCAGATCGAGATGGACTTGTTGTATTGGTCGCGCCACTTCCGCAACATGCCGGGAGAGGGCGATCTGGACGTGCAGGGCTTCATGCGGGCGGTGGCAGCGACGGGCTATGACGGGCCGCTGAGCCTTGAGGTTTTCAACGACCAATTCCGCGGTGGCAGCCCCCGCACGATCGCCGTCGACGGGCACCGCTCCCTGGTGTTCCTGATGGATCAGGTGGCTCGGCATGAGCCGGGTATCAAGCTGACCTCGCTGCCGATGCCCGACCGAATCCGCAGCGACGGCGTGGCTTTCGTCGAATTTGCTGCGAGCGAGGCCGAGGCAGCCGCACTCGCCGCGCTGCTGCGCAGCCTCGGTTTTGCCAGGGTCGGACGGCACATCACAAAAGCAGTAGAATTGTGGCAGCAGGGCGACATCCGCATCGTGATCAATACCGAGGTCGAAGGCTTTGCTCACTCGGCCCATATCGCGCACGGTCTGAACATCTGCGACGTGGGCCTGTCGGTAGATGACGCCGATGCGACCGTGGCGAGGGCCAAGGCGCTGGGGGCCAGTACGTTTGCGCAGCCTGTCGGACCGGGAGAGCACGACATCCCGGCGATCCGCGGGGTCGGTGGCGGTATCCTGCACTTCATCGACCGCAAAAGCGCACTGTCCGACCTGTGGCAGACGGAATTCGTCGCCGTCGCCGACGATGCCGCACCCGTCGCGGCGGGTCTGACCCGGATCGATCACATCGCTCAGACAATGAACTACGAAGAAATGCTCACGTGGTCATTGTTCTACTTGTCCCTGTTCGACGTGGAAAAGCAGCCTGTCGTGGACGTTGTGGACCCGCATGGACTGGTCCGGTCGCAGGCGATCGCGGGACCGGACGGCGCGTTGCGGCTGACGCTGAATGGCGCGGAAACGCACCGGACGTTCGCCGGGCGCTTTATCGCGGACAGCTTCGGGTCGTCCGTGCAGCATGTCGCGTTCCAGACGCAGGACATCAGGGCGGCAGCAAAGGCGCTGGCGGCGAACGGCTTCGAGGCGCTGCAAATCCCCCAGAACTACTATGACGACCTCGCGGCCCGGTTCGGACTGGGCGCAGCGGAGGTCGCAGAATTGCGCGCGCTGAACCTGCTCTATGACCGGGTCGGCGACGCCAGTTTTGTCCAGCTTTATTCCCGCCCCTTCGGCGACGGCATCTTTTTCGAGATTGTCGAGCGCCGGCACGGCTACATCGGCTACGGCGGTCCCAACGCCCCCTACCGCGTCGCGGCGCAAGCGCGGCTGATGCGGTCGGTCGCAATGCCCCGCATCTGA